The Aricia agestis chromosome 8, ilAriAges1.1, whole genome shotgun sequence genomic sequence acttctctgatagtacataggtctgccatctattgaaaataattaaccAAAGTTGTTTTTATAACCACAACAATTTTGTATTACAGGTATGATGCTTTCCTGGCGTCTGAGTCTCTTATCAAGCAGATCCCTCGTCTCTTAGGCCCCGGTCTTAACAAAGCCGGAAAGTTCCCTGGTCTGTTATCTCACCAGGAATCCATGACCCAAAAGATTGATGAAGTCAAGGGCACTATCAAATTCCAGATGAAGAAGGTATGTAAGAAACCTATAATGGCTATGTTAACTTACATTAAGTTGGTGCATTATCTAAATTTTGCAAacaaatgttaattttatattcaatactaTATTCACACTGGTCTAACCTAGTAACTATGGACAAAATATCTTATTACAGAAAATATTCTATACTGGGTTATGCcagttacttaataattataagaaataaTGATTTGAAACTTGCTCTAGATCCAAATCTAtgtttcatattaaaataaactttttacagGTACTTTGTCTGTCGGTTGCTGTTGGTCATGTAGACATGACACCTGACGAGCTGGCACAGAATGTCCACTTGTCAATCAACTTCTTGGTGTCTCTGCTGAAGAAGCACTGGCAGAACGTACGATCACTTCACATGAAGTCCACCATGGGGCCACCCCAAAGATTGTActaattttaatatactttGACTACCTactgatttttttcttttacttatcaacttatctagcttagccccaatttcaccaacgactgttaaagttaaagctcaaattagtatcacattacctctttcgtttttcttatgaatgaaagagaagacttgacattttaacaagctgttagcactaacagacgttggtgaaattggggaaAAACAACATAAATAGCATACTTGGTTCAGCCTTCGGGCCTCCAACTCCAAGTTGAATAGTGAGTTAATAGTTATtacagctacgaataataatagtttttattattcgtagtattacagacaaaaataaaactaattacTAACATACCGTACTATATAATTTAGGGTCAGTCCATACTGGTCCTAAGATTGGTGTAGCAGAGGGATTTGTAGACTGTAAAAACAGGCAGTATCTACAGATTGACGCAAGTAAATTTTTAGACGACTTTCCATTGGTTTGaagcaattaataaatttaaagacTGAAATGAAAGTAGTGTTCGAACTTTGCGATTGATCATAATGACCATAGCGCGTTCGTGTTCATATTTTGCTGTTAGTGAGTGTAGACTCACGAATAAAACTGCTAtgtttaataaaagtaaaaatgtttatttcagtttttattaagtatgtacTAAATTTCAATTATCACAGCCGCcagaactaataataatattaaaagggttgt encodes the following:
- the LOC121729244 gene encoding 60S ribosomal protein L10a yields the protein MSKVSRDTLYECVNAVLQASKDKKRHFLETVELQIGLKNYDPQKDKRFSGTVKLKYIPRPKMQVCVLGDQQHCDEAKTLNVPCMDAEALKKLNKNKKLVKKLAKKYDAFLASESLIKQIPRLLGPGLNKAGKFPGLLSHQESMTQKIDEVKGTIKFQMKKVLCLSVAVGHVDMTPDELAQNVHLSINFLVSLLKKHWQNVRSLHMKSTMGPPQRLY